Sequence from the Microbacterium dextranolyticum genome:
AAGGATCGGGTGGCGAGCGGCGGGTCGGACGGGCAGTCCCGGCCGGGTTGAGCCCGCGCGGCCGCGCTGGGATCAGTCGGTCATGGATGGGGCGTCGGCCCGGGCATCCCACGCGCGTCGGCTCGCGGAGATGCCGGCGCGGTGGGCTTCGGCCCAGTCGGCGAGGGCGCGAAGGGGGACGGTCAGGCTTTCACCGACGGGGGTGAGTGCGTATTCGACCGCGGGCGGGCGGGTGTGCAAGACCGTGCGGTCGATGAGCCCGTCGCGTTCGAGACGCTGGAGGCTGAGAGTCAGCATCCGCTGTGAAATCCCGTCGACCCTGCGCTGCAGCGCGCGAAAGCGGTGCGGTTCGCGGGCGAGCGCGGCGAGGATGAGGATCGACCACTTGTCGCCGATGCGTTCGAGGACGTCCTTGACGGAGCACTCGCCCGCCGTGACCTGGTCGGCGGTGGTCACATCGGTGTGCGCAGGGGACATGAAAGTGCCTTCTGGTGGGGTGGAATCGCGGTTACTAGCTTCGTGATGGTGACTGATAGTAACCACATCGCCCGTGCGGGCACGGTCGGAATCGTCGGTGCGGGGCGGATCGGCCGCGCGCTGGCGCAGCTTCTGGAATCGAACGGGCGCGAGGTGCTGCTCGGGTCGCGTCGCGCCGGCGAGGGGAGCGATGTCACGGTGTCGCTGGCCGACGCGGCATCGGCCGACATCGTCGTCCTCGCGCTGCCGCACGCGGCGATCGAGGAGAACCTGGCGATGCTCGCGGCGATCGCACCCGGCACGGTGGTGATCGATGTGGCCAACGCCGTGCGGGTGGACGACGGGCGGTGCCGGTCGGCGCTCGCCGTGCCGCATGGGCGATGGCTCGCCGACCGGCTGCCGCACGTGCGCGTGGCGCGGGCATTCACGCACGTGCAGGACGAGCTGCTGGTCAGCCGTGCGACGCGTCAGCCCGGGGCGTGGGCGGTCGCGGTGGCAGCCGATGACGCGGAGGCCCAGGACGTGGCCGCGGATGTCGTGCGTTCGGCGGGGTACGTTCCGGTGGTCGTGGGGGCGCTCGACGAGTCGGCGGTGCTGGATGCCGGTGGGCCGCTGTTCCTGCGGATGCTGCTGCCGGGCGACCTGAGCGATGTGGTCGCGGACTGGCGCCGCGCGCGGCGATAGCGCCGGTTACTCGCGACCGCGGAGGCGGTCGATGTCGCGGCGTTCGCGTTTGGTGGGCCGTCCAGCTCCGCGATCGCGGACGGCGAGCTGCGCCACGGGCTCGCGCGCGGGCGTGCGGTCATCGGCCGCGAGAGCAGCGAGAGGCGCGCCGACGCGTTTGGCCAGCAGCTGACGCACGATGAGAATGCGGTCGAACCCGGCGATGCGGACGCGCACCTCGTCGCCGACCCGCACCGGCTGCGAGGCTTTGACCTTCTCGCCACCCACGCGAACGTGACCGGCGCGGCACGCGGTCGTGGCGGCCGAGCGGGTCTTGTAGACGCGCACCGCCCACAGCCAGGCGTCGAGACGGACCGATTCGCTCATCCTCCGATTCTGCCGGTTGGTGAGGTGGCGAGTGTCGTGAATGCAGAGGGTGGATGGATGCCGGGAGGGAAGCCGCGATGGGGTCTGTGCGAAGTCGCCGTGGCGGTGTTCTGCGGAACGGCCTCGACGACGTCTTCGTCGCTATGGTTCGCATCGGTCCGGCAGACCCGTTAGGATAGGGGAGTTGTCCGCGTGCGGATGACGGACCGGGATGTGGCGCAGCTTGGTAGCGCACTTGACTGGGGGATAAGTTCAATAGCCCTCGGATCAGTCCGAAACAACTAAACAACGGGATGTGGCGCAGCTTGGTAGCGCACCTGACTGGGGGTCAGGGGGTCGCAGGTTCAAATCCTGTCATCCCGACAGAAAAGCCCTGATGGGAAGCAATTTCTTGTCAGGGCTTCTTTCGTTTTCGGTGATCTGCGCTCGGTCCCGTCGCGGGTGCGGAATCGGGTCCAGCGGCGCTCTTCTGGCAGCGGGTTGACATCGGCGCGAAGGAAGTTAGTGGGCCAAAAAGTGGAAATCTAGTGGGCCAATTTCCGGGCAACACCATGCCCCGCCTCCTTGCGGAGCCGGGGTGGGCGTGCCGGGTCAGAGCTGGGGCGTGGGTCGTCGAGGAGTCTCCTTCCTGCGCGTCTGTGCCGGGCTGGCGAGGAACTGGTTTGCGAGTTTCGCAGCCTCGCTCAGATGTCGGTGATCGGGATGGAGGTAGCCCTTGGTCGTCTCGATTGAGGCATGGCCGAGGATGCGCTGCAGCACGTGCAGTGGGACGCCGGAATCGGCGAGCCAGGTTGCGCCTGTGTGCCGGAGTCCGTGGCGTTTGAGGTTCTCGAGCCCGAGCCCTGTGACGAGCTGATCCCACTTGGTCGCGTCCCGCACCGTGGCCGTGGTGAGCACTCCTCCCCGCGGCCCCCGGAGCAGCGGATCTTCCGGGCTCCTCCCAGTGGTGAGGCGGACGAGGATCGGTTCGAGCGCGTCGAGGATCGGCACGTAGCGGGTGGTGCGTCCTTTCGTCTCCTTCGTGACCAGTCCCCCTTTGCCGGGGTAGGTCTGCCGTTCGATCGTCACGATCCGACTGTTCCAATCGATGTCTCCGGCTTGGAGGCCAGCGACCTCTGAGCCGCGGGCGGAGAGCAGCGCGCAGAGCATGACGTGATCGGCGTAGCTCTGATGCACTTCCGCGCAGGCGTCTGCGAGCTGGTTCAGGGTGTCGAGGTCCGGGATCGCGAAGGCACGGAATCCGCCGGTCTGCCGCTTGTCGTCCTTGCCGTAGGTGCGACGTGCTCGGGTTCTCGCGGGGTTGGACGGGATCACTTCGTCGCGCACGGCGACATCGAGCACGCGCACCAGGGGCGCGATGCTGTTCTTCACGGTCGATGGCCCGTACTCGGTCTCCCACCGGTCGATGGTGCGGTCGATGAGGCCGGTGCTGATCCTGCTGACCTTGAGGTGCCCGAGCGCGGGCAGGACGCGGAGCCGGAGACCGGCGTCGTAGCCGTCGACAGTGGAGGTCGGGTCGAGGCCGCGCTGCCAACGGTCGCCGATGGAATCCACGTACTCCTTGAGCGTGATGAGCATGTCCGCGCCCGTCTCGGTGGACTGGCGCATCTTCTCGAAGAACGCCTCCGCCTCTTCCTGGGTGGCGACGAACTCGGACCGGCTCGGACGCTTCTTCGTATGCGGATCGGTCCACCGCACCCGTGCGAGTAGCCCGCTCCCGCGACTCTCGGTGCTCTCGGTGAGTTTCACGCCGAGCGGCGGCATCTGATGCGTGCGCGGATCAGCCATGCTCCACCTCGCGTTCAAGCACCCAGGCGCGCACAGTCGGCGGGTTGTAGCGTGCGACCGCACCGACCTGCACGAATGGTGGCCCCTCCTGCTGGCTGCGCCAGCGAGAGAGCGTGGCCGGAGAGACGTTCAGGAACTCGGCGGCTTCGCGGGAGTTCCAGAGCGGTTCGACGGCATCAGTCGTCACGGACATCATCAGCCGACCGTCGCGCACGGAGAAACTCGTCCTCGATCTCCTGACGCGCCTGCACGTCCGCCGCCACGAAGTCGATGAAGTCCTCTGCGCGATCCGTGATCGTCTCGTCTTCGATCGGCCCCTGCGGGTCTTCGCCCGGCCAGATGGTCTGCCGTGTCGGGCGGTCGCGGTCGATCCGGGTGCCGCAGGTTGCGACCCATTCGCGGAGCCGGTCGCGGGCGGCTGCGAAGTCGGTGTGCCAGGCGATCGGCCCGGAGGCCGATTGGTCGGGGTCGTAGCTCGCGATCCAGTGCAGATGCAGAGCCGAGAGCTCCCACACCAGTTCGGGGTGCCGGTGCCAGAACGGAGGCACGACCGATGCAGGCAGACCGTAGGTGCGGCGGAGCCAGTCAACCCACTGGTTCAGCGCCAACCATTCCGCTTCGGCATCGCCCGAGGAGAGGAGATTCCAATTGATCGGGCGCGGCGGCTCCGGGAGCGCCGTACCGGCCATGAGCTGGTCGTACAGGTCGTCTTCCTCGATCTCGGAATCGAACTCTGCCTCGGGCTCATCGCTGGGCGTCGGAGGCAACGGGATCTCACTCACGCTGGTCACCGCCCCAGCACTATCGCGGCCGGCGCACGAAATTCGACCGCCGCCGACGGGGACGATGCAGGCAGCGTAGGCGCGGCGTCGACGGGGCGAGGGCTTCGCGTTACCGTGTAGCGCGGATGCGAGGTATCGAAGAGAAGCTTGTCGGCGCGGAACTGGATCTGTTCGACGCTCTCTCCGCGACGCTCGAACGTCCGCGAGTGGAACTCGCCGAGCGCGACCACATCGTCGCCCTCGGTGAACAACTCGAAGGCGGTCTCGGCTCGGTCACCCAGGACGGTGAGTCCGACATAGGCGGTTCCCGTGAGCGTGAAGGTGCCGTCGTCCTGGCGCTGATACTGCTTCTGCCCGAGCTGGGTCACGAACAGCAGTAGCCCGTTCTGCAGCCGCTTCAACTGCGGGGTTCGGGCGAGATACCCAGCCGCTGAGGTCTTGGATCGCATGTCCAACGCACTTCTCCTACCTGCACCGCGCCGGTCGCGGCTCTACTCCGTAGGTGCGCCGCCGTCACCCACGGCCCCGCGGTAGTGCAGCTGCGCTTCGACTTCGGTACGGTCTGCGATGAGCTGCGCCCTGTCGGTGCGCTCGGTCCAGCGGCGGAGCCGAGTGACGATCGGTGGCGCCGCGCGGAGGAGCACGAGGCCGGTGCCGAACGGGAGGCGGCGGATCGTGTCGGGCGGCATGATCGGAACCCGTCGGATGGAGCGTTGTGCGGAGCGGGAGCCGTGGTCGCCGACGGTCGTGGAGTCGGTGATCTCGTCGCGTTCCCCGATGAGGGTGGAGAGGTCTTGGAGGTCGCGGCTGTTGGAGGCGCCGCCGAGGATGATCTTCACGATCGCGGCATCCCAAATCGCGTGCGCCGCGTTCTCGGACCACCGTTCGCGGGCTTGGGCGAGGGACTGCAGGACGGGCATGGTCGTGATCCCGGTGCCGCCGCCCTCGGCCATGAGCGTCGGCAACGACGGCAGCGGGGACAGGTTCGCGACCTCGTCGAGCGCGAGCAGTAACGGTGGGTCGAGCCGGGCCCCGGAGCTTCGGGCTGCGAGTCGGCGCGCAGCTTCCACCACGTCTTCGATGAGTGCCGCGACCAGGGGTGCGCTGTTGTTCGCCCCCGCAGCCGTCGCGAGGAGATACAGCGTGCCCCGCTGCTCCAGAAACGCTTGGGGGTCAAAGGTCTCGTCTGGGTCGGGTGTCACGGCGTCGAGCACGCGCGGGTCCGCGAGGGCAGCAAGTGCGAGAGAGACGCCCTGCCAGATCGAATCCCGGGTTCGCGGGTCGGCGTCGATCATCGCTTGCAGTGCTTCCGCCCAGCCGCCGGCCGCATCGGGGTGTGCGGCGAGGATCGACACGGCGTCACCGGCGGCGGCGGGGTCGAGTGTCCACCGGAACAGGTCGGCTGGCTGTCTATGGTCGAGGGCGGCGGCATGGAGGAGGCACTGGAGCGCGACCCGGGTCTTCGCTTCCCAGAAGTCGCCCCCTTCCACGCCGCCTTTCCCGAGCCCGGTCGCAGACGCGAGCCCGGACGCGCGGATCATTGCCGTCAACGGGTCCGCGCAGCCGCGAACGGGCGACCAGCGTAGCCCTGCAGGGATGCCATCGGCGAGATGCTGCGGATCGAACACCGCGACCGGCCCGACCTTCTGGCGGGCGCGGATCGTCGCGGTCACATTGTCGGGCCGGGTGCTGGTGGTGATGACCGCGCCGGGCGCGTCGAGGATCGTGTTGATGACGATGTGGACGCCTTTCCCGCTCCGAGGCGGCCCGATCAGCAGGATCGAGTCCTCGACCGATGCCCACACCTCGACCCCGCGGGAGGCCCCGATCCGATATCCGACATCCGCCGGCTCCGGGTGGTCGAGGGAGGGGCGCAGGTTCCCGGCCCGGGCGCGCAGTGCCCGCGGCGAGCCGGCGTGGGCGACTTCGGTGCGGGTCGCGATCCCGGCGATCCGGTACGGGTCCATCGCCTGCCGCCGCAAGTGAAGGCGGAACAGCACCCAGACCCGCCACGCAGCAGCCCCGGCGCCGAAGATCAGCACCCCGGCGATCAGCCAATACACGACCGGGTTGAGACCGGGAGCGCCGAGCACACTTGCGGGATCGCCCGGCCGCAACAGCACCCCGGCCCCGGCCCCAAGTCCAGCCACTGGTTGCGGAATCCCGGTGACGAACGCGGCGATGCTGCCCGCGGCGCGGAGGAGCACGGCGATCATTCCGAGGGCGGCGAGGAGGACGAGGGCGGCGTTGGTGAGTTCGTCGCCGAGCGTCCCGGTTGGACGGATCGGACTGCTCATGTGGGTTGGCCGATGCAGATGGTGCCGGAGATTCGGCCGAGCAGGACCACTTCTCGTGTTGGCGCGTGATCGAGGTAGCGGGCATCGATCAGCGTGCGCGAGATCCCGTCCGGTCCGGTCTCGGTGTGCGCAATCACAATCGCCACGGCCACGTCTTCACCAGGAACGAACCCCGACCCCGCGAACTCTGCCAGTCTCGGTCGCACCGGCTCGGGCTGGGGCTGTACGGTCTCGACGGTCTGGCTGACGTGCTGTTGCGCCGGCGCGGGGGCCGGCGCTGGTGCCGGAGCCGTACGTCGCGGTTTGGATGGGACGCGGTAGTCGGTGATGACCCTGCCGTCGGTCTCGACCACGTCGACGCGGAGCGTCTGCCCGGGCCGCTGATCGCTGATCGCATCCACGATGTGCGGGAAGGAGGCGCGCCGCCACGGTGGCGCGAACTCCACCGGAAGATACGGGGCGCCGTCGACGGTGACGTGCAGGGTGCCGTCATCTTGGACGGCCATTCGCACCATCACCACCACGGACGAATCAGTTTTCGCTCGGGCACGCTTCGACATACGGTTCTCCTTCGAGATCACAGAGGGGCGCCGCCCGCCGCGCGGTCACTGGCGGGCCGCAGGGGGTGGTTCAGAGGGCGGTGCGCCTCGCGGCCTTGCCGGCATCCGGGGCCGCGCGGCGGGCGACTTCCTGGATGGCGGGGCTGAGGAACGATGCCGGGGCGGGGTCGAGGAGTTCGGTGATGTCGCCGGCATGGGTGATGACCTCGGCGAGGCCTTCTCGCAGCAGCCGGTGACAGCCGGATGACGCGGCGGAGGTGATGGGGCCGGGGACGGCGCCGACGGGGCGTCCGAGCTCGGTCGCGCGGGCGGCAACCAACAGCGACCCGGACCGATACCCGGCCTCCGGGATGACGGTCGCGCCGCCGAGTGCAGCGAGGAGGCGGGCGCGGGCGATGAACCGCCACCGGGTGAGCACCGTCTCCGGCGGTGCCTCACTGATCTGGACTCCACCAGCATCGACAACGTCCTGGAACAGTTCCGCGTGCCCGGACGGGTACGGGCGATCCAGGCCGCCGACGGCGACGGCGATCGTGGATGCGGGGCGCGCACCGAGAGCCGCACGGTGCGCGGCCGCATCGATCCCATACGAGCCGCCCGCGACGACGATCCGCGGCTCCCGGGCGAGATCCGAGACGATTTCCCTGGTGACGTGCTCGCCGTATGCGGAGGAGGCGCGCGCCCCGGTGAACGTCACCCGCGACGCCAGCGACGAGGTGAGCAGCTCGGGATTCCCTTTCGCCCACAGCATCACCGGGGCCCGATCGCCGAGATCCGCGAACGAGACAGGCCACCCGAGACTGCCGGGCGTGAGGACGCGAAGCTGATGCTGGTCAGTGAGACGGGCCACCCGGTCGGCGAGACCATCAACCAGCCGGGCCGCGGTCGCCTCACGCCACTGAGTCCCCAGCACCGGGTCAATCTGTGAAGGCAACGGAATGCGCGGGTTCTGGAGCAGATCAAGCGTCTCGGCCAGGCCGATGATCCGGAGCAGTTGCCCGGTGACGGTATGCCCGGGTTCGGTGAGCGCGGCGATCTCCATCCGCGCCCGCACGTCGTAGCTGTCCAGCATGCTCTCTGCCCTCCCAGTGGTTGTTGCTCAGAGGTCAGGTGCGCCAGGCGGACATAAGACAACGGGCGGAACCATGCCGGCCCTCGGGGGAAGGGGCGGCGCGGTTCCGCCCGTCGTATGGGGGTGCGCTTACTCGTTCATCAGGTCATCGAGACCGGTCTCCTCCTCTCTGACGTCTCCGTTGCGCTCCCGGTAGAGCGCGAGCCTGCGCCCGAACCAGAGCGTGCCACCGGTCGCGAGCAGCGCAACTGCGATCCCACCCCAAACGAGGCTCATCCACCCGTCACTACCCGTCTCCGCCAGGGACGTCGGCGGCTTCGGCAGCGGCGGCCGCGTGCTCGGCGGCGTGGGTGGGGTGCCCGGAGGGCGCTCGGTCACAACCGTCGTCTCACCCGGCGCACCGCACTTCCCAGCGGCGAGCACCTTCCCGTCCTTGTCGTACAGGGTCTCGACCCAGTACACGTTCCCCGGCTTGTTCACGGTCGTCTCGCCGGAGCGGTAGTGGCCGGCCTGCGTGACCGGAACCTTCGCCGAGGTGAAGAACGGCACCTCGCACACCGGGGCATCGCCAGCGGGCTGGGGGCCGTAGGCGCGGAACACCAGGTAGGCGCCCTTCGGGATGTCCGTGCCCTGCACGAGCGCGGTGTCCGAGAACGGGTCGCCCACGAACGCGGACTCCTGCGCCTGCGTCACCACCGACACCGGCTGCTCCAGTCCGGGGACGAAGAACCGCTCCCAGATATCCGCCGGCGAGCTCACGAACGGCTGCACCCGATCATCGCCCTCGAACGAGGTGATTGTTGCGTAATAGCCGGGCTTCGCAGGCCGGATCGCATCCTCATCGGTGTAGCCGATGTCATAGATCCCGTTCTTCGCGGGCGTCGTGATCCGCGTCAGCACCGGAGCATCCTCGAGCGGCAGATCCTCGGTCAGTTCCGTGTCGGTGGCGAAGGGGCCGTAGACGGTGTGCGTCAGCTCCTTCGCGTCGGGGCCCCAGTAGCCGTCCCCGGTGAAGTCGGGATGGTTGTCGGGGTACCCGGTGACGGTGATGCGGTCGAACGCCCGCCCGCCCTCGTGCACGTTGTACTCGCGCACCTCCGACATGATCGTGACCGGCCACCGCACGGAGTGGGTTTCGACGTTGATGCCGTAGGTGTCGCGCCAGTCGGTGGCGAGGAACGGGCGCACCCATTCCGGCTGCGACGCCTTCTTCACCTCCCACACCCACGTCACGAACCCCGCATCCGGCAACGTCACCGCCGGCGACGTATACGTGCCGGGGCCTTCAGCGACGACCTGCACCGACCCCACCGGCACCGCGCCAGCGGGGACCTCCGAACCCTGGACGGGAGGAAGCGTGTCGGGCACTTGATAGGCGATGCCCTCGAACACGACCGGGATCGGAGCCCCGTTCTGCTTCAGCCACGCCCCGTTCGTCGACGACACCGTGATCGTATCCGTGACGGCATCGCCGGGCTTCACGAGCCTGCCGTTCGCCTTCGATACCGCCTCCGGCTGGAACGGCGCCACGCTGGTTTCCGCGACCCTGCCGAAACGGTCGGTGAACGAATCGGTGAGGTACCTCGCGTTCTCGCCCTGCTTCTGCTTGTCGATGCTCCACACCCACGTGTAGAACCCCGACGACGGGGCCACGAGTGTCCCCAGCGACACATAGGTCCTGGAATGCGTGAGCGTCAGCGACTCCGTGCCGAGCACGGGCGCGCCGGACGGGGCGCGTTCGCTTCGGCGGGTTGCGCGTCGAACGGCCCGTACAAGATGCCCTCAGCGAGCACCGGCACCGGGCTCCCGTTCACCTTGATCCACGAATGCTTCGTCACCGTCACCGCGAGCTGGTCGACGAACGGGGCGCCGGCCTGCACGAACTTCGACGACACCTGCGTTTCGATGACCGGCTGGAAGTCCAACGGGATCACCGGCGACTCAGCCTGCGCCAACAACGGCTTGAACGAAGCCGCGGCGAGGATGCGCTGCGAACCGGGCGTGTAGAACAGGTCCACACCGGCACCCAGCCCGGTCGAGGATGCGGTGAACGTGGCACGCACTCGGTAGTCGGGTGCTCCCTCTGCCGGGGTGCCGAGGATCTGATGCGTGCACGCACCCAGCGTCGCCGACGTGGAACCGTCCGTGAACGTCGCATTCGACAAGCTCACCGTGCCGGACAGGGACGCCGGGTCCGGGGCGATCGTGAGGGTCCCGTGGTACTGGTCGGTCATCGCGATCGACAGTGAGACTGCGGGGTCTTTGACCGCGCTGGATGCGCCGGCATCGTGCATCGCTGCCAGGTGCGACAGAACCGTGGCCTGATCACCAGCGGGGACGCGGGTGATCAGCCCACCATCACCGCCCTTGCTCAGGTACACGTCGTGGTCGGCGACGTCCCAGACGAACATCGCGACCGCGGAGGTGATGTTCGGATCACGGGATTCGCCCCACCGGCCCATCACGTAGTTGAGCTGTGCGAGCTGCGCACGGGAGAGCGCGTCGAGCGTGGTCTTCAGCTCGGGCGGCTCCGTCGTCCCCCCACGGGCCGACCGCATCGAGATCCATGCAGTACGTCTGCCGACCGTGCGAGGAGAACGCACCGATGAACAGATTCTCATCTCCGTACCCGGTGCCGAGCGTCGCAGCCTGCGCCGGCGACGGGAAGAACACCCCGCCGAACAGTAGAAGCAGCGCCGTGAGGAACACCGCGATCCGTGCCGCGGCACGGGCAGGCGGTGGAGGTGAGGTATCTGGTGGAACGCGAGAGGTGCTGGACATGCGCAGGGCCTTCCTGACGAGATCGGAGACCATCGCCGGGACGGCGACGGCCACCAGTCAGGTGCGCTCGCTGCGACTCTGAGGCGCTAGACGGTTCGCCAGCCTTGGGCGTCGAGAGCGGCCAAGACCCGCCCAGGGTCTGTTACGAGCCGCACAAGTCCGAGTACTCGTGCCGGGAAACCGCTGGGATCAGAAGCGAAGGTTTCTTCATCGATCTCCAGACCGAACCGGTCTCGTAAGTTCACCGGCAACTCTGCTCCAGCCTCCTTCACCAGTTGACGTCCTTCGGTCGCCAACGCTGGTATCGTCCGAGGCCGAAATCGTTGGAGCGTGGAGGTCATGGGCTCGGGCGGTCGCGCGCTCGCACAGTGTAGGCGTGCCGTTGCATCGGTAATCCAAGGGTCGCTTGTGTCGATGGGGAGCGGTATCGGGATGCTTTGTACAGCATCGATCGCGTCGACGTCGAGGGCGAGGGAGATTCGGGAGGCGTCCTCGTGGACATTCACGTAGCGGAGCACGTTCACGCCCGGGGCGCAAACTTCGGTGAGGTATGCGTTGCCAACGAAATCGGTAGGCTCAGGGTGCACGCCCGGCTCGATCATGCAGTCCTGGCGGAGCCGCACTCGGTGGAGAAAGAACTGATCTGCTGGCCCGCCTTCGTCGTCGATGCGGCGGAACATGTTCTCGATCGCGGCCTCGTAGGTACCGACGTGCACGGCTTTCGACTTCTGGCGTGCGGCCCATCGTTCAACGGCGCCGGGGCGCGCACTCATCGATTCCATGCGCTGCCTGGTCTCTTCCGTCAGATCAGCGGCTGGGTCGAAGTCGCGGTCAGGCCATATCGGGTGCGTCGATGAGTGATACCAGGCCAGGTCGCGAGTTGCGGCCTCGTCGTGTGCCTGATCATCCGGAGCGGCGGTGAAATCGGGACGGTCTTCGCCTCGGCAGTCCGTGCCGCATGCCGGGCAGCCCTCCTTGCCTTGGTCGAAGCGGTCCAGCCAGTCGGCAGTCGCATCCCATTCGTGAGGGCAGGCGCCACACCTCATTCGCCTCGGGCGAGCGAAGTCAACTGGTCGTTCGGACACGGCGCCAGCATCTCACGAGCTACCGACATGTCCAGCTGACCGCACCCGGCAAAGTGAACCTTCAGCAAACACCGGCCTGAAAGCACCGGGTCAGCTTGCAGCATGATTCGATGTTCGTCAATATAGATACATGTCGAATCAAGAGGTTGAGTTGGTCATCGTCGGGTCCGGTCCCGCGGGGTACACCGCGGCTGTCTACGCTGCCCGTGCGGGTCTTGCTCCGATCGTGATCGCGGGCTCGGTCACCGCGGGTGGTGCGTTGATGACGACGACCGAGGTGGAGAACTTCCCGGGCTTCGTCGATGGCGTGCAGGGGCCGGAGTTGATGGAGTCGATGCGGGCTCAGGCTGAGCGGTTCGGCGCTCGGATCGTTTACGACGACGCGATCCGCCTCGATCTCCACGGCGACGTGAAGACCATCGAGACCCCCGCCGAGGTGACGTATCGGGCGCGGGCGGTGATCCTGACGATGGGTTCCGCGTACCGCAAGCTCGGCCTCACCGAGGAAGAGCGCCTGTCGGGGCACGGAGTGTCCTGGTGCGCGACCTGCGACGGGTTCTTCTTCCGGGATCAGGAGATCATCGTGGTCGGCGGCGGGGACTCCGCGATGGAGGAGGCCCTCTTCCTCACCCGGTTCGCGTCGAAGGTGACCGTGGTGCACCGCAGGGACGAGTTCCGGGCGTCGAGGATTATGGCACAGCGCGTGCTGGACGATCCGAAGATCGAGGTGGCCTGGAACAGCGAGGTCGCTGCGATCCTCGGCGACGAGCAGGTCACCGGGCTCACGCTGCGCGACAGGATTACCGGGGCCGAGCGGAGGCTCGACGCGACGGGGGTGTTCGTCGCGATCGGGCACGACCCGCGCTCCGAGCTCGTGACCGGGCAGGTCGACACCGACGCGGACGGGTACGTGCGGGTCGCGCACCCGTCAACAAAGACGAACCTGGCCGGGGTGTTCGCGGCCGGGGATCTCGTTGATCACACGTACCGGCAGGCGATCACCGCCGCGGGCACCGGTTGCGCGGCCGCGCAGGACGCCCAGCACTACCTGTCGAACCTCGCACCCGCCACCGTTTCCGAGCCTGTTCTGGAGGTCTCCGCATGAGCACCGTCACCCCTGTCACTGACGCCACCTTCCAGGCGGAGGTGCTCGAGTCCGAGCTGCCCGTCGTGGTCGACATCTGGGCGACCTGGTGCGGCCCGTGCAGGGCGATCGCCCCGATCCTGGACCAGCTCGCCAGTGAGTACGCGGGCCGGGTGAAGATCGTGAAGGTCGACGCCGACCAGAACCCCGAGACCATCACCGCGGCCGGCGTGACCTCGATCCCGACCCTCGGCTTCTACCGGAACGGGGAACGTGTAGACGTGCTGATCGGCGCGCACCCGAAGCCCGTCTACACGGCAAAGATCGAGGAGCTGCTCGCATGACCGACACCCTGACCCGCACCGCCCCGAAGCGGCTCTCCACGCTCGACAAGTGGCTGCCCCTCTGGATCGGCCTCGCCATGGTCGCGGGCCTCCTCCTCGGCCGTTTCGTGCCCGCGCTCTCGGACGCACTGTCTGCGTTGGAGGTCGGCGGGATCTCGATCCCGATCGGCCTGGGTTTGTTGGTGATGATGTATCCGGTGCTCGCGAAGGTCCGCTACGACAAGGTCGCCGCCGTCACCGGTGATAAGAAGCTCCTCGTCTCCTCGCTAGTGCTGAACTGGCTCGTGGGGCCCGCGGTCATGTTCGCGCTCGCGTGGATCTTCCTGCCGGATCTACCGGAGTACCGGACCGGGCTGATCATCGTG
This genomic interval carries:
- a CDS encoding DNA-processing protein DprA — translated: MLDSYDVRARMEIAALTEPGHTVTGQLLRIIGLAETLDLLQNPRIPLPSQIDPVLGTQWREATAARLVDGLADRVARLTDQHQLRVLTPGSLGWPVSFADLGDRAPVMLWAKGNPELLTSSLASRVTFTGARASSAYGEHVTREIVSDLAREPRIVVAGGSYGIDAAAHRAALGARPASTIAVAVGGLDRPYPSGHAELFQDVVDAGGVQISEAPPETVLTRWRFIARARLLAALGGATVIPEAGYRSGSLLVAARATELGRPVGAVPGPITSAASSGCHRLLREGLAEVITHAGDITELLDPAPASFLSPAIQEVARRAAPDAGKAARRTAL
- a CDS encoding LPXTG cell wall anchor domain-containing protein; translated protein: MLGTESLTLTHSRTYVSLGTLVAPSSGFYTWVWSIDKQKQGENARYLTDSFTDRFGRVAETSVAPFQPEAVSKANGRLVKPGDAVTDTITVSSTNGAWLKQNGAPIPVVFEGIAYQVPDTLPPVQGSEVPAGAVPVGSVQVVAEGPGTYTSPAVTLPDAGFVTWVWEVKKASQPEWVRPFLATDWRDTYGINVETHSVRWPVTIMSEVREYNVHEGGRAFDRITVTGYPDNHPDFTGDGYWGPDAKELTHTVYGPFATDTELTEDLPLEDAPVLTRITTPAKNGIYDIGYTDEDAIRPAKPGYYATITSFEGDDRVQPFVSSPADIWERFFVPGLEQPVSVVTQAQESAFVGDPFSDTALVQGTDIPKGAYLVFRAYGPQPAGDAPVCEVPFFTSAKVPVTQAGHYRSGETTVNKPGNVYWVETLYDKDGKVLAAGKCGAPGETTVVTERPPGTPPTPPSTRPPLPKPPTSLAETGSDGWMSLVWGGIAVALLATGGTLWFGRRLALYRERNGDVREEETGLDDLMNE
- the trxB gene encoding thioredoxin-disulfide reductase, whose amino-acid sequence is MSNQEVELVIVGSGPAGYTAAVYAARAGLAPIVIAGSVTAGGALMTTTEVENFPGFVDGVQGPELMESMRAQAERFGARIVYDDAIRLDLHGDVKTIETPAEVTYRARAVILTMGSAYRKLGLTEEERLSGHGVSWCATCDGFFFRDQEIIVVGGGDSAMEEALFLTRFASKVTVVHRRDEFRASRIMAQRVLDDPKIEVAWNSEVAAILGDEQVTGLTLRDRITGAERRLDATGVFVAIGHDPRSELVTGQVDTDADGYVRVAHPSTKTNLAGVFAAGDLVDHTYRQAITAAGTGCAAAQDAQHYLSNLAPATVSEPVLEVSA
- the trxA gene encoding thioredoxin: MSTVTPVTDATFQAEVLESELPVVVDIWATWCGPCRAIAPILDQLASEYAGRVKIVKVDADQNPETITAAGVTSIPTLGFYRNGERVDVLIGAHPKPVYTAKIEELLA